One Vibrio penaeicida DNA segment encodes these proteins:
- a CDS encoding phage head morphogenesis protein — protein MPSPNEPGIVPKESLEWFKRKGIEPGFDYRDVWKEEHGNAFTVAKMLNADLLVEVKAMVIDAIAQGQTFEQFRDVLKPLLVKSGWWGVQNMVDPLNGDSKPVQLGSEGRIKTIYKTNMRTARSAGQWERIERTRRVMPYLLYQNGPSLEHRMEHVKWKGTLLPVGDPWWDNHMPPNGWGCKCWIRQVSKFEAEKLIADDAVSTVSPEGGTKQWLNKRTGEVEVLPEGIEPGWNYNPGKDRQASYSEALSQKEQMLKQTFK, from the coding sequence ATGCCTAGCCCTAATGAACCAGGTATCGTCCCAAAAGAATCCCTTGAATGGTTCAAACGCAAAGGGATAGAGCCAGGCTTTGACTATCGGGACGTTTGGAAAGAAGAGCACGGCAACGCCTTCACGGTGGCTAAGATGCTCAATGCCGATCTTCTTGTTGAGGTGAAAGCCATGGTTATCGATGCCATCGCGCAGGGGCAAACGTTCGAACAGTTTCGAGATGTCTTAAAGCCGCTATTGGTTAAGTCGGGTTGGTGGGGCGTTCAAAACATGGTCGACCCACTGAACGGCGATTCAAAGCCTGTTCAATTGGGCAGTGAAGGTCGTATCAAGACCATTTACAAAACCAACATGCGAACGGCACGTTCAGCCGGGCAATGGGAGCGTATCGAGCGAACTAGGCGCGTAATGCCCTATTTGTTGTATCAGAACGGTCCTTCATTGGAGCACCGAATGGAGCATGTTAAGTGGAAAGGCACGCTGCTTCCTGTTGGCGATCCTTGGTGGGATAACCACATGCCACCGAATGGTTGGGGCTGCAAATGTTGGATACGCCAGGTCTCGAAGTTTGAAGCTGAAAAGCTCATTGCTGACGACGCCGTTTCTACGGTGTCGCCAGAAGGTGGCACTAAGCAATGGCTGAACAAGCGAACGGGCGAAGTGGAAGTGCTGCCCGAAGGGATTGAGCCAGGATGGAATTACAACCCGGGTAAAGATAGGCAGGCATCGTATAGCGAAGCGCTGTCTCAAAAAGAACAGATGTTAAAACAGACATTCAAATAA
- a CDS encoding DUF935 domain-containing protein: MTSIVDVHGKPLKADKTVLSEDIAKAYTTSVRNPRPASVASSLNPLRLAGLLRSVVDGNNPQDYMTLAEEMEERDLHYAAQLRTRKLAVAAIEPTVEPASDEQVDVELAERVRDIMSNDQIPELFFDLLDGLGKGVSVVQVLWDTQQTPWKPQNYKWVDPRYLRADQDTLEDILLISDSAPSGELLAPYKFMVHTPRSKSGIVWRNGLARLVAVMYMLKSFTVRDWWAFAEVFGIPVRVGKYGPNASTEDINTLVNAIGRIASDAGAVIPESMKLELIETAKGNGGNTLFENMARWCDEQTSKAVLGQTMTADNGSSQSQANVHNEVRMDIAKWDARQLEACVNEYLVKPYVILNWGVQERYPKVRIRVPEPEDLKMLVDSLKPMIESGMRVSASEVREKFGLREPNDDEDVLMPASAMLAQTPPPAMNRQAQRLAINRVGKTAEEEVSELTDDAMNEWVEVAEDFMNPIIELANKSDSYAAFLDKLPELQETLGADVFIEQMAQYLFQMRGYGDAKDA, translated from the coding sequence ATGACCTCAATTGTTGATGTACACGGTAAGCCATTAAAAGCCGATAAAACGGTGTTGTCTGAAGACATTGCCAAAGCGTACACCACCAGTGTGCGAAACCCTCGACCTGCCAGTGTCGCCTCTTCGTTAAACCCGCTTCGATTGGCGGGCTTACTTCGCAGTGTGGTGGATGGCAACAACCCACAAGATTACATGACGCTTGCTGAAGAAATGGAAGAGCGCGATTTGCACTACGCGGCGCAGCTGCGTACCCGTAAGCTCGCGGTGGCGGCGATTGAACCTACCGTTGAGCCTGCCAGTGATGAGCAAGTTGATGTCGAGTTGGCGGAGCGCGTTCGTGACATTATGTCCAACGACCAAATACCCGAGCTGTTTTTTGATTTGCTCGATGGCTTGGGGAAAGGGGTCTCGGTGGTGCAGGTGCTATGGGATACCCAGCAAACGCCATGGAAACCACAAAATTATAAATGGGTAGATCCGCGCTACCTTCGCGCCGACCAAGACACGCTTGAAGACATTCTATTGATTAGTGATTCTGCGCCAAGTGGCGAGCTGTTAGCGCCGTATAAGTTTATGGTGCATACGCCTCGATCTAAATCAGGCATTGTTTGGCGTAACGGTTTGGCGCGGTTGGTTGCCGTGATGTACATGCTCAAATCGTTCACGGTGCGTGATTGGTGGGCGTTTGCCGAAGTGTTTGGCATTCCCGTTCGGGTGGGTAAGTACGGTCCGAACGCCAGTACCGAGGATATCAACACGCTTGTGAATGCCATTGGTCGCATTGCCAGTGATGCTGGGGCGGTGATTCCTGAATCCATGAAGCTGGAGCTTATCGAAACCGCCAAAGGCAATGGCGGTAACACGCTGTTTGAAAACATGGCGCGTTGGTGCGATGAGCAAACCAGCAAGGCAGTACTTGGTCAAACCATGACGGCGGATAATGGCAGCTCGCAATCTCAAGCCAACGTTCATAACGAAGTGCGGATGGATATTGCCAAATGGGATGCGCGCCAACTGGAAGCGTGTGTGAATGAATACTTGGTTAAGCCTTATGTGATCCTAAATTGGGGCGTGCAAGAGCGCTACCCTAAAGTTCGCATTCGCGTGCCAGAGCCAGAAGACTTGAAGATGTTGGTCGATAGCTTGAAACCAATGATTGAAAGTGGCATGCGCGTATCGGCAAGTGAAGTACGTGAAAAGTTTGGTCTGCGTGAGCCAAATGACGATGAAGACGTGCTGATGCCTGCCTCGGCTATGTTAGCGCAAACCCCGCCCCCCGCTATGAACAGGCAAGCCCAACGTCTCGCCATTAACCGCGTTGGCAAAACGGCGGAAGAGGAAGTGAGCGAGCTTACCGATGACGCCATGAACGAATGGGTTGAAGTTGCAGAAGACTTTATGAACCCCATTATCGAATTGGCGAACAAGTCAGACAGCTATGCCGCGTTCTTAGACAAACTGCCGGAGCTTCAAGAGACGTTAGGCGCTGACGTGTTCATTGAACAGATGGCGCAATACCTATTCCAGATGCGTGGCTATGGGGACGCTAAAGATGCCTAG